The genome window CGCTGCCGCGCCTTACATCAACCCCGACCTGCCCAGCTGGGACGCGCTGACCGCTTCCGCCGTGGCGCAGGGTTGGAGCGCCGAGGCTCTGGACAGCCATGCCATCCTGGGCTTTATCGACCGTTGCCGCACGGCTCGCGAACCTGTGATGGCCGCCGTCGGCCAAGTGGTGGATGGCTCATTCGAGCTGGACCTGGACCCTTCCCGCATGGCCGCGCTGCTGGTCTTGCATCCGCCCAAAGGCGGCAAGCCAGTCACCCTGGACGAGTTGCGCCAAGCATTGACGGACCGCGGCATCGTGCATGGCGTGCTGGAAAAGGAACTGGCCGATACCGTGGAACAGGGCCGCCGCGAAGCCGTGCTGATCGCCCAGGGCACCCCGCCCACGCGCGGCACCCCCACCCGCTTTGAAAGCCTGCTGGACCGGCTCAAGCCCCGCGCCCAGGAAATCGACGAACTGGCGCAAGTGGACTACCGCGACCTGGGCAGCCTGTTGCTGGTCACGCCCGGCACGCCGCTGATGCGCCGCATTCCGCCGCTACCCGGGGTGGACGGCGCCAACGTGCTGGGCGAAGCCATCCTGCCGGACGAGTTGCCGGACGTGCCCTTCGCCATGGATTTGTCGGGGGTGGCGGTAGACCCCGAAGATCCATTGCTGCTGCGCGCAGCGATCTCAGGTACGCCCACCCTGATCAACCAGGGAGTGCAGGTCAATCCGGTGGTCGAAGTTGACGCCGTGAATCTGTCCACCGGCAACATCACCTTTGAAGGGTCGTTGCAGGTTCGTGGCGACATCGCCGCCACGATGGAAGTCCGCGTGACTGGCGACGTTGTCGTCAACGGCACCATCGAAGCCGCGCTGGTGGAAGCCGGCGGCAGTGTGACGGTCAAGGGCGGCATCATCGGCATGGCCGACGCGCTGCAAGACTCCGCCGCTACCGCGCGCACTGCCCATATCGTCTGTGGCGGCGCGCTGAAAGCCAAGTTCATTGAAAACGCGATCATCAGCGCCGGCCTGGATATTGATGTCGAACGCGAAATCCGCCAAAGCAGCATCGCAGCCGGCGGCAGCATCAATGTGGGTCCGCCCAACACCCAGCAAAGCGCCATTACGGGCGGCCAGACGCGCGCCTTGAACGCCGTGCGCGCGGGCACCATCGGATCGCCGTCGGGCATACCCACGCTGGTCCAGGCTGGCCTGGACCCGCATGCGGACATCAAGCGTTCGGCTCTGACGCGCAAACGTTTGAAAATGAACGAGGAAAAGTCCAAGCTGGAACAACTGCTGATGTTCCTGCAGGCCAACCCGCAACGGGCGCCTGGCGACGTGGTGGAGCGCGCCCGCAACACCCACACCAAGCTCGTTGCCGAACTGCTGGCGCTGGAAACAGAAGAAGCCCAGCTGATCCGGGACCTGCAACCCCTGCACACCGCCACCATCGCCGCGACTCGGCGCTTTTGCAGCGGCGTGAAGATTCAGCTGGGCAACAAGATGCAGGAATTCCTGGAAGATCAGGTGGGCGGTAAAGCCGGTCTGGAAGAAGGCGAGATCGTCATCCGCTGACGCGGGCCGCTGGCGCTATCAAGGCGCCAGCTCTTTAAACCAGACTCGCGGTGAAATCCCGCGGTCTGGCCCCAAGATGGAAAATCCGCCGTCCACCGGGATATCCACGCCGGTCATCCACGACGCGGCATCCGAACACGCAAAGCACACGGCAGCAGCGATTTCATCGCCCGACCCGACCCGGCCCAGCGGGTGGAAGTGCGCGCCCACGGCGTCTGCCGCCTGACGCGATCCGCCTGATAGCTGCTCAACCGACGGCGACCAGGTCCAGGCAGGCGACACCGCCAATACCCGAACGCCCGCTGGCGCCAACTCCACCGCGAAATTCTTGGTGATCTGCAACATCGCCGCTTTGGACGCGGGATACAGCGCCCGCCCGGCCGCGCCGAACTTGCCGCCCGTGCTGCCCATGTTCACGACTACCCCGCCCCGCTGCAAATGCCCCGCCGCCAGCTGCGTGAAAATGGCGGCCGACACCAGATTGGTGTCCAGGGTGCTGTGCCACTCCTCACGTGAAGACGCCAGCCCGCGATCGGTGTACTGGCAGGCGTTATTAACCAGGATGTCCAGGCGGCCAAACCGCGCCAGAGCAGCGTCGATGCAGCGCTGTATCTGGCTGTCCTGGCCGATGTCGGTTTCGCAATACAGCGCGTTGCCACCCAGTTCCTG of Achromobacter seleniivolatilans contains these proteins:
- a CDS encoding DUF342 domain-containing protein yields the protein MGAENTLQLVLDANTNVLTAIYTPPPRPDTDDPAPVAGTADAQAASDDASATDAAAPSQSAAPVTEHDSEQDGDTAVAVDSAEAAAAAPYINPDLPSWDALTASAVAQGWSAEALDSHAILGFIDRCRTAREPVMAAVGQVVDGSFELDLDPSRMAALLVLHPPKGGKPVTLDELRQALTDRGIVHGVLEKELADTVEQGRREAVLIAQGTPPTRGTPTRFESLLDRLKPRAQEIDELAQVDYRDLGSLLLVTPGTPLMRRIPPLPGVDGANVLGEAILPDELPDVPFAMDLSGVAVDPEDPLLLRAAISGTPTLINQGVQVNPVVEVDAVNLSTGNITFEGSLQVRGDIAATMEVRVTGDVVVNGTIEAALVEAGGSVTVKGGIIGMADALQDSAATARTAHIVCGGALKAKFIENAIISAGLDIDVEREIRQSSIAAGGSINVGPPNTQQSAITGGQTRALNAVRAGTIGSPSGIPTLVQAGLDPHADIKRSALTRKRLKMNEEKSKLEQLLMFLQANPQRAPGDVVERARNTHTKLVAELLALETEEAQLIRDLQPLHTATIAATRRFCSGVKIQLGNKMQEFLEDQVGGKAGLEEGEIVIR
- a CDS encoding SDR family oxidoreductase, which produces MDFSGFPGLAGKTAIVTGSTQGLGADIARGLAAAGANVVLVGRNAQAGQSLEQELGGNALYCETDIGQDSQIQRCIDAALARFGRLDILVNNACQYTDRGLASSREEWHSTLDTNLVSAAIFTQLAAGHLQRGGVVVNMGSTGGKFGAAGRALYPASKAAMLQITKNFAVELAPAGVRVLAVSPAWTWSPSVEQLSGGSRQAADAVGAHFHPLGRVGSGDEIAAAVCFACSDAASWMTGVDIPVDGGFSILGPDRGISPRVWFKELAP